A genome region from Triticum aestivum cultivar Chinese Spring chromosome 2B, IWGSC CS RefSeq v2.1, whole genome shotgun sequence includes the following:
- the LOC123043946 gene encoding translation initiation factor IF-2, giving the protein MAAKVLQLRSADGKVLVAPAWDHRPAAAQALPLETRVPSRVLERVLQYWTKHSLAKATGESRDSLARWDADFQRRLEEDGLAKEAAAAAQELRRHGVHHGGRPHRHAGTGASGVAAPATATRADPVRAWCQLVHHLKGVDHGEPSPAPTAPIAFHASDIAVAARPGPATTLPAAAGAQPVGVRCAIRARGRQMDEDEESACHHRKLPASKASKPRSSVCLPATAAAPVKKVSRQVASKACSFVGSTPLPAPATAVKKMTPAASTLRARRGMGELSCNVPKQNQSPLPVIAVAAPMKQPIPWLRPVVLRLP; this is encoded by the coding sequence ATGGCGGCCAAGGTGCTCCAGCTCCGCAGCGCCGATGGCAAGGTGCTCGTCGCTCCGGCGTGGGACCATCGCCCGGCCGCCGCCCAAGCCCTCCCGCTGGAGACGCGGGTGCCCTCGCGCGTCCTCGAGAGGGTGCTCCAGTACTGGACCAAGCACAGCCTGGCCAAGGCCACCGGTGAGTCCCGGGACTCCCTCGCCCGCTGGGACGCCGACTTCCAGCGCCGTCTCGAGGAAGACGGcctcgccaaggaggccgccgcagccgcccaagAACTCCGCCGCCACGGCGTCCACCATGGAGGGCGTCCCCATCGCCACGCCGGCACGGGCGCATCTGGTGTCGCTGCTCCAGCCACCGCTACCCGTGCTGATCCCGTCCGTGCCTGGTGCCAACTCGTTCACCACCTCAAGGGTGTCGACCACGGAGAACCTAGCCCAGCGCCGACGGCGCCCATCGCTTTCCATGCCTCCGATATTGCCGTCGCCGCGCGTCCTGGGCCTGCCACCACCTTGCCGGCCGCTGCTGGTGCTCAACCCGTTGGTGTCCGGTGCGCCATCCGTGCCCGTGGACGCCAGATGGATGAAGACGAGGAGTCCGCTTGCCACCACCGCAAGCTCCCGGCTTCCAAGGCTTCCAAGCCTCGCTCTTCGGTCTGCCTGCCTGCCACTGCTGCTGCGCCCGTGAAGAAGGTCTCTCGTCAGGTCGCTTCCAAGGCTTGCTCTTTCGTCGGCTCTACACCACTGCCTGCCCCTGCCACTGCTGTGAAGAAGATGACTCCAGCAGCTTCAACTCTGCGCGCAAGAAGGGGGATGGGGGAGCTCAGCTGCAACGTTCCCAAGCAAAACCAATCGCCATTGCCTGTCATTGCTGTTGCAGCACCAATGAAGCAACCAATTCCTTGGCTGCGTCCAGTGGTATTACGCCTTCCCTAG